From Actinomyces slackii, a single genomic window includes:
- a CDS encoding thiamine phosphate synthase: protein MMSAPRRAVDLRCCLVTSGTGDRAVETAARAAAAGAGVVQVRAKEATARGLMELARQVARAVAAASPRTRVLVNDRADVAWALARQGEAVHGVHLGQDDLPARDARALLGPRALIGMTAGTLPLVRRAQDLAGDIDYLGAGPFRPTPTKPSRRVPLGVGGYRDLVAASALPIVAIGNVRPDDVPALAATGVAGTAMVRAIMAAPDPAVEVRRCLAGWSVPQD, encoded by the coding sequence ATGATGAGCGCGCCCAGGCGCGCGGTGGACCTGCGCTGCTGCCTTGTGACCTCCGGGACGGGGGACCGCGCTGTCGAGACCGCCGCACGCGCGGCAGCGGCTGGAGCCGGTGTGGTTCAGGTGCGAGCCAAGGAGGCCACCGCCCGTGGTCTCATGGAGCTCGCCCGTCAGGTTGCACGGGCGGTCGCGGCAGCGAGTCCTCGTACTCGAGTCCTGGTCAACGATCGTGCTGACGTCGCCTGGGCGCTGGCACGGCAGGGGGAGGCGGTGCATGGCGTCCACCTGGGGCAGGACGACCTGCCCGCGCGGGATGCGCGGGCGCTGCTGGGCCCGCGGGCGCTGATAGGGATGACCGCAGGCACGCTCCCGCTCGTGCGCCGCGCCCAGGACCTGGCAGGAGACATCGACTACCTCGGCGCTGGTCCCTTCCGGCCCACACCGACCAAGCCGTCGAGGCGAGTGCCCCTCGGAGTGGGCGGTTATCGCGACCTCGTCGCTGCCAGTGCCCTGCCCATCGTGGCCATCGGGAATGTTCGGCCCGATGACGTCCCGGCGCTCGCGGCCACCGGGGTGGCCGGAACCGCCATGGTCCGCGCCATCATGGCAGCCCCAGATCCAGCCGTTGAAGTACGTCGGTGCCTGGCGGGCTGGTCGGTCCCTCAGGACTGA
- a CDS encoding AMP-binding protein, whose product MSEPGSPAEPAEGDAHHFHRRHYLPGVPALVETPDEGVAELLATAAAFYPDRIALDFLGATTTYGELLEASERAAQLLREAGVRRGDRVALLMPNCPQHVAAIYGALRLGAIVAEHNPLAPGEEIRAQLAHHGARVVVAWEKGVELIMDPDAPDGQGLEGLTVFSVDISAAMPARLRAALRLPVARAREQRRAMRATALPASVRSWDREAARAARLPASWPSPAGGDVAVLLHTGGTTGAPKAAALTHGNLRANANQAIAWVPMLHEGGETFLTLLPFFHAFGLTFNVLCAVQKAATQVMLPAFDVPRVLAALRRRPCTFFVGVPVMFSRILDGAKESGTSLAGLRYGVCGAAPMPPATGRRWEEATGGLFIEGYGMTETSPIVAGTPMGPSRRIGALGLPFPSTDVRVVDPEDPDPGREVPDGEPGELLVRGPQVFAGYWEDEQATAEAMLPGGWLRTGDMVRREDSFLWMADRRRELILTGGFNVYPSQVEEAIRSMDGIADVAVVGLPDGANGETVVAAVVLEPGAGEVTLEAVRSHAGASLPRYALPRRMEVLDELPRTVIGKVLRRVVRDQLLAHGPGGAAPGSPQS is encoded by the coding sequence GTGAGTGAGCCGGGCTCGCCGGCAGAGCCGGCAGAGGGCGACGCCCACCACTTCCACCGCCGCCACTATCTGCCGGGCGTGCCGGCGCTTGTCGAGACCCCCGATGAGGGGGTGGCCGAGCTGCTGGCCACGGCCGCGGCCTTCTACCCCGACCGGATCGCCCTGGACTTCCTGGGCGCCACCACGACCTACGGCGAGCTGCTGGAGGCCAGCGAGCGGGCCGCCCAGCTGCTGCGCGAGGCCGGCGTGAGGCGCGGGGACCGGGTGGCCCTGCTCATGCCCAACTGCCCCCAGCATGTGGCGGCCATCTACGGGGCCCTGCGCCTGGGGGCGATCGTCGCCGAGCACAATCCCCTGGCCCCCGGGGAGGAGATCCGCGCCCAGCTGGCCCACCACGGGGCCCGGGTGGTGGTGGCCTGGGAGAAGGGCGTGGAGCTGATCATGGACCCGGATGCCCCTGACGGCCAGGGCCTGGAGGGCCTGACGGTCTTCAGCGTGGACATCTCGGCGGCCATGCCGGCGCGCCTTCGGGCCGCCCTGCGCCTGCCGGTGGCCCGGGCCCGCGAGCAGCGCCGGGCCATGAGGGCCACGGCCCTGCCCGCCTCGGTTCGCTCCTGGGACCGGGAGGCGGCCCGGGCCGCCCGCCTGCCCGCCTCATGGCCCTCGCCGGCGGGCGGGGACGTGGCGGTGCTGCTGCACACCGGTGGGACGACGGGCGCCCCCAAGGCCGCGGCCCTGACGCATGGCAACCTGAGGGCCAACGCGAATCAGGCCATCGCCTGGGTGCCGATGCTCCATGAGGGCGGTGAGACCTTCCTGACTCTGCTGCCCTTCTTCCACGCCTTCGGCCTGACCTTCAACGTGCTGTGCGCGGTGCAGAAGGCGGCCACCCAGGTGATGCTGCCGGCCTTCGACGTTCCCCGCGTGCTGGCGGCGCTGCGCCGCCGGCCCTGCACCTTCTTCGTGGGGGTGCCGGTCATGTTCTCGCGGATCCTGGACGGCGCAAAGGAGTCCGGGACCAGCCTGGCCGGTCTGCGCTACGGTGTGTGCGGGGCGGCGCCGATGCCGCCGGCCACGGGCAGGCGCTGGGAGGAGGCCACCGGGGGCCTGTTCATCGAGGGCTACGGCATGACGGAGACCAGCCCGATCGTCGCCGGCACTCCCATGGGGCCCAGTCGGCGCATCGGCGCGCTGGGGCTGCCCTTCCCCTCCACGGATGTGCGCGTGGTCGACCCCGAGGATCCGGATCCCGGCCGGGAGGTGCCCGACGGCGAGCCCGGTGAGCTGCTGGTGCGCGGCCCCCAGGTCTTCGCCGGCTACTGGGAGGATGAGCAGGCCACGGCCGAGGCCATGCTGCCCGGCGGCTGGCTGCGCACGGGAGACATGGTGCGCCGCGAGGACTCCTTCCTGTGGATGGCCGACCGCAGGCGCGAGCTCATCCTCACCGGGGGCTTCAACGTCTATCCCTCCCAGGTCGAGGAGGCGATCCGCTCCATGGACGGGATCGCCGATGTCGCCGTGGTCGGCCTGCCCGACGGGGCCAACGGGGAGACCGTGGTGGCCGCCGTCGTCCTGGAGCCCGGGGCGGGCGAGGTGACGCTGGAGGCGGTGCGCTCCCATGCGGGGGCGAGCCTGCCTCGCTACGCCCTGCCCAGGCGCATGGAGGTTCTCGACGAGCTCCCGCGCACGGTGATCGGCAAGGTGCTGCGCCGCGTGGTGCGCGATCAACTGCTCGCACACGGTCCTGGCGGCGCGGCACCGGGATCTCCTCAGTCCTGA
- a CDS encoding AMP-binding protein, whose amino-acid sequence MYRGGASLRRLESEAPVSQTSTPPAQSRPHYAPGVPSTILDVTEPLSCMLDDAARRFPDRIALDFLGATTTYAEFSDRTARAAEALRSLGVGPGDVVGLILPNCPQHAVLAYAAWRIGAIVAEHNPLAPAAQLREQFHIHGGQVIIAWEKTLERLVAATGSLEEAGLSGLRVLSVDLSRGLPLRSRLALRLPVAPARAKRRELRGRVPAGVRSWDDLVATAAPIAQGVALPAVTDTAVLLYTGGTTGTPKAVGLTHANLRSNAEMSLAWASQATEAGKETFYAVLPFFHAFGLSLSLLCAVGLGATQVVLPKFGADLVLEAWKRRPATFFPGVPVMFDRLVTRAQATGADLSSCTIAVCGAAPNPRSVAQAWEEATGGTIIEGYGMTESSPIILGNPISQERRPGTLGVPYPSTEVRLVDPEDPSRQVEPGQVGELLARGPQVFAGYWRNPEESAEVLLEGGWLRTGDLVRQEEDGFYVIADRRKELIISGGFNIYPTEVEAAVRSMPQVEEVAVVGLPADSGNESVVAAILPKQGQSVTLEQVREWAATTLSNYALPRQIAILTEMPRSQIGKVLRRVVREELLAARESASEAATTAAVSIVEYLSGTHGQDGRGPAEQAGPADPAKAAPAREDRGE is encoded by the coding sequence ATGTACCGCGGCGGAGCATCCCTCCGGCGCCTGGAATCGGAGGCACCTGTGAGTCAGACGAGCACTCCTCCCGCTCAGTCGCGGCCCCACTACGCGCCCGGGGTCCCCTCGACGATCCTTGACGTGACCGAGCCGCTGTCATGCATGCTCGACGACGCCGCCCGTCGCTTCCCCGATCGCATCGCCCTGGACTTCCTGGGTGCCACCACCACCTACGCCGAGTTCTCCGATCGGACCGCCAGGGCCGCCGAGGCCCTGCGATCCCTGGGGGTCGGGCCCGGGGACGTGGTGGGCCTGATCCTGCCCAACTGCCCCCAGCACGCCGTCCTGGCCTACGCGGCCTGGCGCATCGGGGCGATCGTCGCCGAGCACAACCCGCTGGCGCCGGCGGCCCAGTTGCGCGAGCAGTTCCACATCCACGGCGGGCAGGTCATCATCGCCTGGGAGAAGACCCTGGAGCGCCTGGTGGCGGCGACCGGCTCCCTTGAGGAGGCGGGCCTGAGCGGCCTGCGCGTCCTGTCGGTCGACCTGTCCCGGGGCCTGCCGCTGCGCAGCCGCCTGGCCCTGCGCCTGCCGGTGGCCCCCGCGCGGGCCAAGCGCCGCGAGCTGCGCGGCAGGGTGCCCGCGGGGGTGCGCTCCTGGGATGACCTGGTGGCCACGGCCGCCCCCATCGCCCAGGGCGTCGCCCTTCCCGCGGTGACGGACACCGCGGTGCTGCTCTACACGGGCGGCACGACGGGAACGCCCAAGGCGGTGGGCCTGACCCATGCCAACCTGCGCTCCAATGCCGAGATGAGCCTGGCCTGGGCCTCGCAGGCCACTGAGGCGGGCAAGGAGACCTTCTACGCCGTCCTGCCCTTCTTCCACGCCTTCGGGCTGTCCCTGTCCCTGCTGTGCGCCGTGGGCCTGGGCGCTACCCAGGTGGTGCTGCCCAAGTTCGGCGCCGACCTGGTCCTGGAGGCCTGGAAGCGCCGGCCCGCCACCTTCTTCCCCGGCGTTCCGGTCATGTTCGACCGACTGGTCACCCGCGCCCAGGCCACGGGGGCGGACCTGTCCTCCTGCACGATCGCCGTGTGCGGGGCGGCGCCCAACCCCCGCTCCGTGGCCCAGGCCTGGGAGGAGGCCACCGGGGGCACCATCATCGAGGGGTACGGGATGACCGAGTCCTCCCCCATCATCCTGGGCAATCCGATCTCCCAGGAGCGCCGCCCCGGGACCCTGGGCGTGCCCTACCCCTCCACCGAGGTGCGCCTGGTCGATCCCGAGGATCCGAGCCGGCAGGTCGAGCCGGGGCAGGTTGGTGAGCTCCTGGCGCGCGGCCCCCAGGTCTTCGCCGGCTACTGGCGCAATCCCGAGGAGAGCGCCGAGGTCCTCCTGGAGGGCGGCTGGCTGCGCACGGGTGATCTGGTGCGCCAGGAGGAGGACGGCTTCTACGTCATCGCCGATCGCCGCAAGGAGCTCATCATCTCAGGGGGCTTCAACATCTACCCCACCGAGGTCGAGGCGGCCGTGCGCTCGATGCCGCAGGTCGAGGAGGTCGCCGTCGTCGGCCTGCCCGCCGATTCGGGCAACGAGTCCGTCGTGGCGGCGATCCTGCCCAAGCAGGGCCAGAGCGTGACCCTGGAGCAGGTGCGCGAGTGGGCGGCCACCACCCTGTCCAACTACGCCCTGCCCCGCCAGATCGCCATCCTCACCGAGATGCCGCGCTCCCAGATCGGCAAGGTGCTGCGCCGCGTGGTGCGCGAGGAGCTGCTGGCGGCTCGGGAGAGCGCCTCCGAGGCGGCCACGACGGCGGCCGTGAGCATCGTTGAGTACCTGTCGGGCACGCATGGCCAGGACGGCCGCGGGCCCGCGGAGCAGGCAGGGCCGGCAGATCCGGCGAAGGCCGCGCCCGCCCGGGAGGATCGCGGTGAGTGA
- the thiM gene encoding hydroxyethylthiazole kinase translates to MTGIDHEAVDIRALARRTAAALRSRAPLVHCLTATASMHLVANGLLAVGSRPMMTETVEEAPMMTGQADALLVNLGALSADGARGIPATVTASRASGHPWVLDPVAVGIAPVRTALAHRLLDQGPAVVRANASEIRALNGSRGGCGTDTTARPEEAEAEAMALAQRTGGIVAVSGEADLITDGRRTIRLHCGSPLLTRVTGTGCLLGALMASGLGAGLSPWESAVGATALLGLAGQDAASRSTAMGSFQVALLDCLDEAG, encoded by the coding sequence ATGACGGGGATTGACCATGAGGCCGTTGATATTCGCGCCCTGGCCAGGAGGACCGCTGCCGCCCTGCGCTCCCGGGCACCACTCGTTCACTGTCTGACTGCCACGGCCTCGATGCATCTGGTCGCCAACGGACTGCTGGCTGTGGGGAGCCGTCCGATGATGACTGAGACGGTGGAGGAGGCCCCGATGATGACCGGCCAGGCGGATGCCCTCCTGGTCAATCTCGGAGCCCTGTCAGCCGACGGCGCGCGGGGGATCCCCGCAACGGTGACAGCCTCCCGCGCCTCCGGTCATCCATGGGTGCTGGACCCAGTGGCCGTTGGGATCGCACCGGTGCGCACCGCACTCGCCCACCGGCTCCTGGACCAGGGCCCTGCGGTCGTACGGGCCAACGCCTCGGAGATACGAGCCCTGAACGGCTCCCGAGGCGGATGCGGCACCGATACGACAGCGCGCCCTGAGGAGGCGGAGGCGGAGGCCATGGCATTGGCGCAGCGCACTGGTGGGATCGTGGCGGTATCCGGCGAGGCCGATCTCATCACGGATGGGCGCCGCACCATCCGCCTGCACTGCGGCAGCCCTCTGCTGACCCGGGTCACAGGGACCGGATGCCTTCTCGGCGCTCTCATGGCATCCGGCCTGGGGGCGGGGCTGAGCCCGTGGGAATCAGCGGTCGGCGCCACGGCGCTGCTCGGGCTCGCCGGACAGGATGCCGCATCCCGTTCCACCGCCATGGGGTCCTTCCAGGTGGCGCTCCTGGACTGCCTGGATGAGGCGGGATGA
- a CDS encoding HelD family protein yields the protein MNQTTPPDAASQAHPEGRRLREIESEQRVVDLAYGELDRQLARARRSLAATEARGADGTHQSRGERDAYAVHYSSLISSLEGVEDRLVFGRMDINPESAKAMGASSSPVTDSGRRHYVGRTGLQDERHREVVLDWRAPLARAFYQATAANPMGLVRRRHIETRARRVLGVEDELIDVGALDALADGRGPAGADHGLQGEGALIAAMSAARDGRMGDIVATIQGEQDRIVTSPGTGVLVVQGGPGTGKTAVALHRVAYLFYSERARLERSGVLLVGPSRTFLRYVEQVLPSLGETGVVSTTLADLVPGLRARGVEPAAVAEIKSRALWAGVLERAVRDLQRIPDSPRPIEVQGTVLSLEPDDVREAVSRARRSGKPHNLAREPFVLWLLERLTDQYAAATRQDASDADTRAWIREDIRTSRDARREINLCWMPTTPAGLLERLWARPDLLERLAPDLGAQERQMLVRGPGAELTPADVPLIDELHELLGPSEDAQARRARLEARRREELVAYAAQAIEAQDLGGGMVSAEMLADRVADSGPHLTLAERARADRTWTYGHVVVDEAQELGAMAWRALARRCPLRSFTVVGDLAQYSGRSAPSSWGEVLTALGTGGRRAASRSAGRGRAQGSTPLREEALSVCYRTPATIMEAADRVVTALGAPPVFPVRSVRDLPDCLSVERLEGGEGLDEQDWGQALRRAVAAECAGLDEAAGPGAGRIAVISPQAPRDASLLRADEALAAAMEAPGGDVLRSRVAVMGPVMSKGLEFDVVVLVDPAVIGETSPGDLYVAMTRPTRRLRVISRAGLPTGLDPS from the coding sequence GTGAATCAGACGACTCCCCCCGACGCGGCGTCCCAGGCGCATCCCGAGGGCAGGCGGCTGCGCGAGATCGAATCCGAGCAGCGTGTGGTGGATCTGGCCTACGGCGAGCTCGACCGCCAGCTGGCCCGGGCGCGCCGTTCCCTGGCCGCCACCGAGGCCCGGGGCGCCGATGGCACCCATCAGTCCCGGGGCGAGCGCGATGCCTACGCCGTCCACTACTCCTCGCTCATCTCCTCCCTGGAGGGGGTTGAGGACCGCCTCGTCTTCGGGCGGATGGACATCAACCCCGAGTCTGCCAAGGCCATGGGGGCCTCCTCCTCGCCCGTCACCGATTCGGGGCGGCGCCATTACGTGGGGCGCACCGGCCTGCAGGATGAGCGCCACCGGGAGGTGGTCCTGGACTGGCGGGCCCCACTGGCCCGGGCCTTCTACCAGGCCACGGCCGCCAACCCGATGGGCCTGGTGCGGCGCCGCCATATCGAGACCCGGGCGCGCCGGGTCCTGGGCGTGGAGGATGAGCTCATCGACGTCGGCGCCCTCGACGCCCTGGCCGATGGGCGGGGGCCGGCCGGCGCCGATCACGGCCTCCAGGGCGAGGGCGCCCTCATCGCCGCCATGTCAGCGGCCCGTGATGGGCGCATGGGCGACATCGTGGCCACGATCCAGGGCGAGCAGGACCGGATCGTCACCTCCCCGGGCACCGGCGTGCTCGTGGTCCAGGGCGGCCCGGGCACGGGCAAGACCGCGGTGGCACTGCACCGGGTGGCCTACCTCTTCTACTCCGAGCGAGCGCGCCTGGAGCGCTCCGGGGTGCTCCTGGTGGGGCCCTCGCGCACCTTCCTGCGGTATGTCGAGCAGGTGCTGCCCTCCTTGGGAGAGACGGGGGTGGTCTCCACCACGTTGGCCGACCTGGTTCCCGGCCTGCGCGCCCGGGGGGTCGAGCCCGCGGCCGTTGCCGAGATCAAGAGCCGGGCCCTGTGGGCCGGGGTGCTGGAGCGCGCGGTCAGGGATCTTCAGCGCATCCCCGACTCCCCGCGCCCCATCGAGGTCCAGGGCACGGTACTGAGCCTGGAGCCCGATGACGTGCGCGAGGCGGTCTCCCGCGCCCGGCGCAGCGGCAAGCCCCACAACCTGGCCCGCGAGCCCTTCGTGCTGTGGCTCCTGGAGCGGCTGACCGACCAGTACGCGGCGGCCACGCGGCAGGACGCCTCCGATGCCGACACCCGCGCCTGGATCCGCGAGGACATCCGCACCAGCCGCGATGCGCGCCGGGAGATCAACCTGTGCTGGATGCCCACCACGCCGGCGGGCCTCCTGGAGCGGCTGTGGGCCCGTCCCGATCTGCTCGAGCGCCTGGCCCCCGATCTGGGGGCCCAGGAGCGGCAGATGCTCGTCCGCGGGCCCGGCGCCGAGCTGACCCCTGCTGATGTCCCTCTTATCGATGAGCTCCACGAGCTGCTGGGCCCCAGTGAGGACGCCCAGGCCCGTCGCGCCCGCCTGGAGGCCCGGCGCCGCGAGGAGCTGGTGGCCTACGCCGCCCAGGCCATCGAGGCCCAGGATCTGGGCGGGGGCATGGTCAGTGCCGAGATGCTGGCCGACCGGGTGGCCGACTCCGGCCCCCACCTGACCCTGGCCGAGCGGGCGCGGGCTGATCGCACATGGACCTACGGCCATGTCGTGGTTGATGAGGCCCAGGAGCTGGGTGCCATGGCCTGGAGGGCGCTGGCGCGCCGATGCCCCCTGCGCTCCTTCACGGTGGTGGGCGATCTGGCCCAGTACTCGGGCCGCAGCGCGCCCTCGAGCTGGGGCGAGGTGCTCACCGCCCTGGGCACCGGCGGGCGCCGGGCGGCCTCCCGCTCCGCCGGCCGGGGCCGGGCCCAGGGCTCGACGCCGCTGCGCGAGGAGGCCCTGTCTGTGTGCTACCGCACGCCGGCCACGATCATGGAGGCCGCCGACCGGGTGGTCACCGCCCTGGGAGCGCCTCCGGTCTTCCCGGTGCGCTCGGTGCGCGATCTTCCCGACTGCCTGAGCGTGGAGCGCCTTGAGGGCGGCGAGGGTCTTGACGAGCAGGACTGGGGCCAGGCCCTGCGCCGGGCCGTGGCCGCCGAGTGCGCCGGTCTTGATGAGGCCGCCGGTCCCGGGGCCGGGCGCATCGCGGTGATCAGCCCGCAGGCCCCGCGGGATGCCTCGCTGCTGAGGGCCGATGAGGCCCTGGCCGCCGCCATGGAGGCCCCGGGCGGGGATGTGCTGCGCTCGCGAGTGGCGGTGATGGGGCCGGTCATGTCCAAGGGCCTGGAGTTCGACGTCGTCGTCCTGGTCGATCCGGCCGTCATCGGCGAGACCAGCCCCGGTGACCTGTATGTGGCGATGACCCGGCCGACGCGCCGCCTGCGGGTGATCAGTCGGGCAGGTCTGCCCACGGGACTGGACCCCTCCTGA